The Archangium primigenium genomic interval CGCCCGCGCCTGGCGGTGGGGGGGATTTAGTTGCCCGCCGTCTTGCCCGGATCGATGCCCAGCGTGCCCGGCGTCTCGTTGCGCAGCAGCACGCCCAGCGAGCTGGAGCCCAGGTTCAAGCCACACAGCAGATCCTGCCGGCTGCTGAAGCAGGGCAGCTCGGAGTGGGTGCGGTTGAGGGCGTAGAAGCAGCGGGCGCCGTTCACGTCCCACGCCGCCTCGAAGTTCCACGCCTCGGTGTCCTGCTGGATGCCGAGCGTGTCGTAGAAGTTGATGCGGTTGCCCGCGACGGTGAACGCCTTGCCGGTGCCGCAATAGTCGGCGCGCACCAGGCGCGTGCAGGCCTGGTGGTACGACTCGAGGGGCGTGCCGTTGTAGCTCGCCCACGGCCGGTAGCCCCAGAGCGTGCACTTGGCGATGGCGCCGCCCAGACACGCGAAGGTGAAGCGCTCCGGGTCGCTGTACTTGGAGCCGCCGCCCGGCACGTCCTGCTGGTAGTTCCACACGCCCGGCACCGGAATCGCCTGGACCACGGTGCCCTTGGCGTCACGGCAGGCCGGCTTCCACAGGTTGGTCGCGTCGCGGTACTCGAGGCTGTAGAGCTTGAGGTCCGTGTTGGGCGCCGGCGCCGCGTTCATCCCGGTGATGCGCATGCGCACGGTGCCACCCGTGCCCAGGTTGCCCTGGAACTCCACGCCGATGAAGTCCCGGTCCCGGATGATCTCGTAGTCGTCGTGGTCGTACTTCAGGTAGCCGTAGAAGGTGGTGCCCTGGAGCGACACGAGCTCCACGGGGGCACTGCCCTTGCGCGCCGGGTTGTAGCTCACGCTGGTGATGAAGTTGGACAGGTCCCCGCTGTTGAGGTCGCCGCCGTTGAGGTCGCCGCCGTTGAGATCCCCGCCGTTCTCCGCCGCCAGGGGGTTGGCGAGCACGGCCAGTTCGGCCTCCTCCTCGGGGAGGGTGGATCCGGCGCACGCGGACAGCATGAGGGCGCCAACAAGCAAGGACGGGGTCGGGTCAAAACGCATGAAAGTTCCTCGGGGGGAGGCCCAAGTGTCGTGGGCCCGGCGGCAAGGAAGGCATTCGTGAACTCATCGACAAGTGGGGCGTCGCGAATCCGACGCAACCCTCTGTTCACCGCCCATCACTTCACGGGCAGCGGAGCCGACGCGCACACGCGCAGGCCCACGCTGAGGTCGCGGAAGTTGGGCTCGGGGGTCTCCCGGTTGGGGATGCGGGCGGTGCTGGAGGCGTAGTAGTAGCTGCCGCTGCGCGCCACCGGACGGCCCGACTCCAGGGCGGAGTCCACCCACTCGAAGACGTTGCCGGCCATGTCCTCCAGCCCGAAGGGGCTCCGGGACTCGGGGTGGCGGCCCACCTCGTCCGGACCGAAGTTGGCGCCCACCTTGCCGTAGGTCTCGTCGAAGTTGGCCTGGGTGGGCAGCAGCACGTCGCCTTGGGGGAACTCGCGCGCGTCGGCGCCCCGGGCGGCGCGCTCCCACTCCAGCTCCGAGCACAACCGGGCGCCGGGGACCTGGCCCGTGCTCGCCAGCCACGCCGTGTAGGCCTTGGCGTCCTCGAAGTTGATGGCGCCCACGGGCATGCGCCGCCAGTCCTGCGCCACCTCGCGGGGACGCTGGGTGTAGCGGATGGGCTGCCCCTCGTCGGCCTCGTAGGCGACCACGTTGGGCATGATGCGCAGGCGCCAGCGCCCCTGGGGCGAGCGCGTGAGCGCCACCTCCGCGTTCACCGACGTGGCCGAGGCCCCATGCGGCGAGCGCAGGGCCCGCTCCGCGGCGGGCAGGGCCTCCAGCCAGCGCAGGTACTCGCCATACGTCACCTCGGTGCGCGCGATGAGGAAGGGGCCGGTGTGCAGCGTGTGCAGGGGCGTGGTGTTGAAGAACTGGCGGACGTTCTCGTCCGCCGCCGTCCCGAAGAGGAAGGCGCCGGCCGGCACGTAGACGAAGCCCTCGGGGACACGCTCCACCTCGGGCAGGAAGAGGTCCAGGGTGAGCTCGGTGCCGGGCTCGGCCCGCAGGGGGTAGCGCACGGGGACACGGCCCGGCGCGCGCGCCTCCAGCATCCACGTGCCCCGCTCCAGCGGCGGTGCCTCCACGGGGGCCGGCCCCAGCTCGCGGACCGGGGACAGGACACGCTGGTCGTCCACGGTGTCGTAGCGGGCCAGGGACACGGTGGCCCCCTCGGGCTCGGTGTGCACCCGCAGGCGCATGGGCGTGGTCCAGCGCGCCAGCCAGGTTCCCCGGGTGTCATGCAGGCGCAGGCGCTGCAACAACTCGTCCCGGTCCTCGGTGCGGAAGGCCCGCTCGGCCAGCTCCGCGCGCTCGGCCAGCACCTGGGCGAAGGCCTCGCGCACCTCCGCGCGGGTGGGATCCAACATGAGCGCCCGCTCCAGGGTGTCCCCCACCTGCCCCAGGGCCAGATCCGCTTCGCGCTGCAGCCGCAGCGTCTGGCTCCAGCGCGGATTGGCCTCCGCGAACCGGCCGGCGTCGAAGAGCGCGAGCGTCTCCGTGCGCGAGCGCTCCAACGCCTCGCGCCGCTGCCGCGCCTGCTCCCCCTGGGCCCGGGCCTCCTCCAGGCGCGCCGTCACCTGGCGCTCCAGCGTGTGCCAGGCATTCACCCGCACGCCCGCGTACACCAGCGCCAGCGACGCGATGAACCCCACGCCGAGCGTCCGCGCGATCAACCGACCCCGGCGCAGGGCCAGACGCGAGGCCTCCAGGAAGCGCTGCTCCCGCTCGGAGAGCACCTCGTCCGGGTGGGCCTGGAGCTCCGCCAGTTGCCGGGCGCCCCACAGCGCCTCGCGCGCGCGGCCCAGACGCTCCCATTCGGCCGACGCCTGCTCGAGCCGGGCGAGGAACAGGCGCGCCTCCTGGGCCTCCGCCAGCCACTGGGCGAGCGTGGGCCAACCGGTGAGCAGCGCCTCGTGGGCGATGTCGAAGGAGGAGCCCTCCTCGGAGCGGCGGGCCACCACCAGCCGCGCGCGGATGAGCGCCTCCAGGGCCGCGGGCGCGGCGGGCTCCCGGCCCAGCAGCTCGGCCTCCGAGCGGCGCGCCCGCGTGTTGTCCACCGTGACGAGCCGCATGAGCAGCCGCCGGGCCGCCACGCGTTGGTCCGGCAGGAGCTGGGCGATGATGCCGTCCGCGTAGCGCGCGAGCGCGCCGTTGACGCCGCCGAGGGCCTCCAGGGACGCCGCGGACAACAAGCCCCGCGCCACGTCGCGCGCCTCCCACAGCTCCGCCAGGGTGAACTGCAGCAGCGGCAGTCCGCCCTCGGCGCTCAGCGTGGAGTCCACCAGCGCGGTGATGAGGGCCTCGGACTCGAAGCGCGCGCCCTTGAGGCGCACCGGACCGGTGATGACCTCGCGGATCTCCTCCCGGCCCAGGGGGCGCAGCAGGTAGAGGGCGCGCGAGAGCGCCTCGCCCAGTCCGGGCAGCACCCCGAGCCGGGTGAGGAAGTCACTGCGGACCGTGGCCAACAGGCGCATGCCCGGCAGTCCCGAGGCGAGCTGCGCGAGGAACTCCGCCATGAGCAGCGCTTCCCCCGGCTCGCTCAGGGTGACGAGCTCCTCGAGCTGGTCCACGTGCAGCAGCAGGCCCTGGCGGGTCTGCTCCCCACAACCCTGGGCGCGCAGGGCCCGCACCAGCGCGGTGGGCTCCTCGTGCGCGAGCTGCGCGAGCCGCGCCTCCGCGATGGGGAAGTGCGGGGCGAGCACCGAGGCCAGGGTGGCCAGCGGACGGCGGCCGGGCACCATCCGCGCCGAGCGCCAGGAGAAGCCATCCTCCAGCGCGCCCTCCACCACCCGGGGGATGACGCCCGCCAGACACAGCGAGGACTTGCCCACGCCGGAGTCGCCGGTGACGAGCACGAAGGGGTTGGCGCGCAGGCGCTCCACCACGGCGCGCACCTCCCGCTGGCGGCCGAAGAAGAGCGCCCGGTGCTGCTCCTGGAAGGCATGGAGTCCCCGGTAGGGATTGCCCTCGGGGATCTCCAGCAGGTGCTCGCTGGCGCGCACGTCCTCCAGCGCCTCCAGCAGCGCGTCCGCGGAGGCGAAGCGCTCGAGGGGATCCCGCCGCAGGCACCGGTCCACCACCGCCGCCAGCCGCGCGTCCACGTCCGGACGGACCTCGGCCAGGGGGCGCGCCTGCTGCTCCTGGACGACGCGCGCCAGCGAGCGCGGGGGCACGTGGCGGAAGGGACCCCGTCCGGCGGCCAGCTCGTAGAGCACCGCCCCCAGGGAGAAGAGATCCGCGCGCACCGTGGAGGGCTGCGCCGCCCAGGCCTCCGGGGACATGAAGTAGGGCGTGCCCACGAGGGTGCCAGGGGTGAGCGAGGGCAGCTCCAGGGCTCCGGGGGACGCGAGCTCCTCGGAGAGCCCCGCCCCGTCCGCGCTCCCCGTGCCCTCGGTGAGCGCCACCGGCACGTCGAGCAGCTTGGCCAGCCCGAAGTCCAGGAGCTTCACCGTGCCGGTGTCCTCGAGGATGGCGTTGCCGGGCTTGATGTCGCGGTGCAGGACGTTGCGCCGGTGGGCGGCGGCGAGCCCCCGCGCCAGGCCCACGCCAATCTCCAGCACACGTTGCCAGGGCTGGGGCCGGGCGAGCCGATCCAGGCTCGTGCCCCGGATGTACTCGGAGACGAGGTAGGGGTGCCCCTCGAACTGGCCCGCCCGGTAGAGCGTGGCGACGTTGGGGTGCTGGATGCGCGCGGCGGCGCGGGCCTCGGTGAGGAAGCGCGGCAGGGCGTCCGCGTCGAGCACCGGGATGAACTTCACCGCGACCGGGCGCTCGAGCAGCGTGTCCTGGGCGAGGTAGACGTGGCCCGTGCGCCCCTGTCCGATGGGACGCACCAGCCGGTACTCATCGACCTCGGACGGCGGCTGCCACGCGGCGGGGGAATGAACGGGAGGCTCGCTCACCGGGAGGGCGGCTTGCTTCCCGTCTTGCGCAGCAAGGCCTGGATCTGATCGGCGACCGTGTCGGGGAGCGCGGGCTTGGTGACGAAGGCATCACACCCCACCTCCCGGGCCTTCTCCGAGGAGGACGCGAAGACGTGGCCGGTGAGCGCCATCACGGGGATGTCGCGCGTCGACGCATCGGTCTTGAGCTGCTGGGTGGCGTCCCACCCGCTGAGCACGGGCAGCGACAGGTCCATGAGGATGACGTCCGGATGGGACTCGCGGGCCCGTTCGACGGCCTCCTGCCCATTGCTCGCGGTCTCCACCTCGTAGCCCAGGAACTCGAGGTACTCGGCGTACATCTCCCGCGCGTCCTCGTAGTCGTCCACCACGAGCACCTTGCGTCCCTCGGGAAGGGCGGACGCCACTGCGTCATCGGGCGGGGATGATTTCTGACCGGGGTCCATCGTACCTGTTGCGAAAGGGGAACGGTCTCATCCTGGCAGAAAGCCCGAGCCAGGGACAGCCACCGCGCGCGCTCAGGCGCCCCCCTGGCCCCGAGACTCCTGGTCTCCGGGAGGGCGGACGAGCAGTGAAGCCCCCGCCCCCTCGAATCCCCTCAACCCTCGACCGCGTTGGCCGCGATGACGTCGCGGTACCAGAGGGCGCTGTCCTTGGGGATGCGCTGCTGGGTTTTGTAGTCCACCCACACAATGCCAAAGCGCTGGGAGTAGCCGCGATCCCACTCGAAGTTGTCCAGGAAGGACCAGACGAAGTACCCGGCCAGGGGCGCGCCGGCCTCCATGGCCTTCCGGGCGGCGAGGAAGTGCTCGCGCAGGTAGGCGAGCCGCCGGTCGTCACGCACCCGCCCCTCCGCATCCGGCCCCACGGAGAAGCTCGCCCCGTTCTCCGTCACGTACAGCCTGGCCGGCGCGTAGACGAGGTGCAGGCGCGTGAGGATGCGCCGGAGGCTGTCGGCATGGACCTCCCACCCCATCTCGGTCCACTCGGACGGGGGCGCGAGGTGCACGGTGCGCGGCAGGTTCTCCGACTCGGGCACCCGGTCACTGCGGATGACGGCGCGGTTGTAGTAGTTGACGCCGAGGAAGTCGCACGGCGCCGCGATGGCCTCGAGGTCTCCCGGACGGACCAGGGTGGCGAGCCCCTCGGGGGGCAGGTGTCCGGCCCGGACGTAGTCGGCGACCATGTCCGCCGGGTAGTGCCGCCCGTACAGCGGATCCAGGAACCAGCGGTTGAAGTAGCCGTCGTAGTGCCGGAACGCGTCGTAATCGGCGGCGCTCGGGGAGGCGGCCTCGGCGGGCGAGAAGTTGAGCGTGATGCCCACCTGGGCCCCCGGGCTCGCGGCGCGGATGACCGGCACGGCCCACCCGTGGGACAGCAGCACGTGGTGGCTCGCCAGGAGCGCCGCGCGGAAGTCCTTGAGGCCGGGCGCGTGGATGCCCTTCTCGTGGCTGAGCAGGCTCGTGCACCAGGGCTCGTTGTGGGTGATCCAGTTCTTCACCCGGTCGCCCAGCGCGCGCGCCACCACGTCCGCGTATTCGGTGAAGGCCTCCGCGGTGGAGCGTTGGGTCCACCCGCCCTCGTCCTGCAGCACCTGCGGCAGGTCCCAATGGTAGAGCGTCACGAAGGGCTCGATGCCCGCCTCGAGCAGCGCGTCCACCAGGCGCTTGTAGAAGTCGAGCCCCGCGGGGTTCACCCGGCCCCGTCCGGTGGGCAGCACCCGCGGCCACGCCACGGAGAAGCGGTAGGCCTGCATGCCCAGCCGCTTCATCAACGCCACGTCGTCGCGGTAGCGGTGGTAGTGGTCACACGCCACGTCGCCGTTCGTCCCGTCCTCCACCTTGCCCGGCGTCTTGGAGAAGCGATCCCAGATGGACTCGCCGCGCCCGTCCTCCTGGGCGGCGCCCTCGATCTGGTAGGACGACGTGGCGGTGCCCCAGAGGAACCCCTTCGGGAAGTGCACGGTCGTCATGCTCAAGCCTCGGCTTTCGGGGCGGCGGCCGTGCCCCCCTCGCCATAGAGGTGGCAGCGCACCCAGCGCGAATCGTCCAGATGCGTCGCGCCCGGCATGCGCTCCCGGCAGGCCGGCATGACGCTCGGGCAGCGCGCGGCGAACGGACAGCCCGGCGGCGGATCCACCAGCACGGGCGCGCCGGGCCGGGCCTTCAGCTCGCTCATGATGGAGCCGCCCGGGTCCGGCACCGCGGAGAGCAGCAGCTGCGTGTAGGGGTGCGCGGGGCGCTGCATCAGCTCCTCGCTCGGCGCGCTCTCCACCAGTTGCCCCGCGTAGAGCACCATCGTCCGGTCCGCGAAGTAGCGCGCGCTGGCGAGGTCATGCGTGATGTACAGGTAGGAGATGCCCCGCTCCTCCTTGAGGCGCTGCATCAGGTTGAGCACGCCCACGCGGATGGACACGTCGAGCATGGAGATGGGCTCGTCGGCCAGGATGATGGAGGGCTCGGGCGCGAGCGCGCGGGCGATGGCCACGCGCTGGCGCTGACCGCCCGAGAGCTGGTGCGGGAACTTCTCCGCGACCTCCGCCGCCGGGTGCAGCTCCACCGTGGACAGCAGCGCGTGCACGCGCTCGCGCAGCTCCGCGTCCGTCTTGGCCTTGCCGTGCAGCAGCAGGGGCCGCTCCAGGTGGTAGCCGAGCGTGTGGACCGGGTTGAGCGAGCCGAACGGGTCCTGGAAGATCATCTGCACGTGGGAGCGGTAGTCGCGCGAGGCCTCGCGCGGCTCCTCCGTGAGGATGTCCCGGCCCCGGAAGAGGATCTTCCCGTCTGACAGGGGCATGAGCCGCGCGATCAGCCGCGCGATGGTGCTCTTGCCACTGCCCGACTCGCCCACCAGCGCGATGACCTGCCGCTCGCCGAGGGTGAAGGACACGTCGTTGAGGGCGCGCAGCTGCTTGGGCTTGAAGCCCTGGCCCACGTGGAAGAACTTGGTGAGGCCCCTGGCCTCGAGGAGCGGCGGGCGCTCCGAGTCGCGGATCGTCATCGGGTGTGCAGGTGACAGACGCTGAGGTGGTCGGGACCGAAGGTGCGCACATCCGGCGCATCGCTGCGGCAGTGGGCCATGGCTTCGGGGCAACGGGGGTGGAACCGGCAGCCCTGGGGCAGCGCGCGCAGGTCCGGCGGCGAGCCGGGAATGCCCATGAGCTTGCCGCGGGGACCCCGGAGCGAGGGCGCCGAGTTGAGCAACCCGCGCGTGTACGGGTGGCGGGGGGCGCGGACGAGCTCGCTCGCGGGCGCCACCTCCACGAGCCGCCCCGCGTAGAGGATGGCGATGCGCGTGGAGACCTCCATGAGCAGCGACAGGTCGTGCGTGATGAACAGGATGGAGAAGCCAATCTTGTTCTTCAGCTCGGTGATCTGCTGGAGGATCTCCTTCTGCACGACCACGTCGAGCGCCGTCGTCGGCTCGTCCATGATCATCATCGGCGGATCCAACGCGAGCGCGATGGCGATCACCACGCGCTGGCGCATGCCGCCGGACAACTGGTGCGGGTAGCTGGACAGGCGCGAGCTGTCGATGCCCACCAGCTTGAGCAACGACGCCGCCCGATCATACGCCTCGGCCTTCTTCACCGGGCGGTGGGCCAGGATGGCGTCGGCGATCTGATCGCCGATGGTGAGCACCGGGTTGAGCGCGTTCATGGCGCTCTGGAACACGTAGGACATGCGGCGCCAGCGGAAGTCCCGCAGGCGCGCGTTGTTCATCTCCAGCACGTCCTCGCCCTCGAAGAGGACCTGGCCGCCGGTGATGACCGCGGGCGGGCGCAACAGCCGCAAGAGCGCCTGGGCCGCGGTCGACTTGCCACTGCCCGACTCGCCGGCCAGGCCCAGCACCTCGCCCCGGCCGATGTCGAACGACACCCCATCCACGGCGCACACCGGCCCCGCGGGCGTCATGTACTCCACCCGGAGGTCGCGCACCGAGAGCAACGGCTGCACGGCGGTCTTATTGTCCGACACGTCTCACCACCGGGGTCGTGAGCCCCTCTTCGAGTTTGTTGCGCTTGAGCATGCGCGACCAGTTGGGATCCGAGCGCAGGCGCGGGTTGGAGATCTCGTCGATGCCGAAGTTGACGAGCACCAGCGCGAAGCCGATGAGCGCCACGCACAGGCCCGTGGGCACCACCGTCCACCACGCCCCCGTCAGGAGCGCCGCGTTGTTGCTCGCCCAGTAGAGGTTGGTGCCCCAGGTGACGACGCCCACGTCCCCGATGCCGAGGAACTCCAGGCCCACCTGGGCGCCGATCGCGTAGACCGTGGCGGAGATGAAGCCGCTCATGAGCAGCGACGTCATGTTCGGGAGGATCTCCCGGAAGATGATGCGCGCGCGGCCCTCGCCGCTCACGATCGCCGCGGACACGAAGTCCTTCTCGCGCAGGGCGAGCACCTGCGAGCGCAGCACCCGCGCGTTCCAGGCCCAGCCGGTGATGATGAGCACGAGCGCGATGGTGACCGGACCGGGCCGCAGGTAGGCGGCGATCACCACCGCCATGGGCATGCCGGGGATGATGAGGAACACGTTGGTGAGCAGCGACAGGACGCTGTCCACCCACCCGCCCAGGAAGCCCGCCACCATGCCGATGGCGGCGCCGATCACCATCACGGCCAGGCCCACCAGGAAGCCCACCGCCAGGGACGTGCGCGCCCCCGCCACCGTCTGCGCCAGCACGTCCTGCCCCTGCCCCGTCGTGCCGAGCAGGTACTCGGACGAGGGCGGCTGGTGCGGCGCGCTCACGAACGCCGCCGGATCCGCCGTGATGAACGGACCAAAAACCCCGAGCAGCACGAAGAACAGCACGATGACCACGCCCACGGCCGCCTTGCGGTTGCCCATGAGCTGCCAGATGAACCCCGAGCGGGGCCGACGGACCGCCTTCGCGGCGACGCTCGCCTGCC includes:
- a CDS encoding ADYC domain-containing protein, with translation MRFDPTPSLLVGALMLSACAGSTLPEEEAELAVLANPLAAENGGDLNGGDLNGGDLNSGDLSNFITSVSYNPARKGSAPVELVSLQGTTFYGYLKYDHDDYEIIRDRDFIGVEFQGNLGTGGTVRMRITGMNAAPAPNTDLKLYSLEYRDATNLWKPACRDAKGTVVQAIPVPGVWNYQQDVPGGGSKYSDPERFTFACLGGAIAKCTLWGYRPWASYNGTPLESYHQACTRLVRADYCGTGKAFTVAGNRINFYDTLGIQQDTEAWNFEAAWDVNGARCFYALNRTHSELPCFSSRQDLLCGLNLGSSSLGVLLRNETPGTLGIDPGKTAGN
- a CDS encoding protein kinase domain-containing protein is translated as MRPIGQGRTGHVYLAQDTLLERPVAVKFIPVLDADALPRFLTEARAAARIQHPNVATLYRAGQFEGHPYLVSEYIRGTSLDRLARPQPWQRVLEIGVGLARGLAAAHRRNVLHRDIKPGNAILEDTGTVKLLDFGLAKLLDVPVALTEGTGSADGAGLSEELASPGALELPSLTPGTLVGTPYFMSPEAWAAQPSTVRADLFSLGAVLYELAAGRGPFRHVPPRSLARVVQEQQARPLAEVRPDVDARLAAVVDRCLRRDPLERFASADALLEALEDVRASEHLLEIPEGNPYRGLHAFQEQHRALFFGRQREVRAVVERLRANPFVLVTGDSGVGKSSLCLAGVIPRVVEGALEDGFSWRSARMVPGRRPLATLASVLAPHFPIAEARLAQLAHEEPTALVRALRAQGCGEQTRQGLLLHVDQLEELVTLSEPGEALLMAEFLAQLASGLPGMRLLATVRSDFLTRLGVLPGLGEALSRALYLLRPLGREEIREVITGPVRLKGARFESEALITALVDSTLSAEGGLPLLQFTLAELWEARDVARGLLSAASLEALGGVNGALARYADGIIAQLLPDQRVAARRLLMRLVTVDNTRARRSEAELLGREPAAPAALEALIRARLVVARRSEEGSSFDIAHEALLTGWPTLAQWLAEAQEARLFLARLEQASAEWERLGRAREALWGARQLAELQAHPDEVLSEREQRFLEASRLALRRGRLIARTLGVGFIASLALVYAGVRVNAWHTLERQVTARLEEARAQGEQARQRREALERSRTETLALFDAGRFAEANPRWSQTLRLQREADLALGQVGDTLERALMLDPTRAEVREAFAQVLAERAELAERAFRTEDRDELLQRLRLHDTRGTWLARWTTPMRLRVHTEPEGATVSLARYDTVDDQRVLSPVRELGPAPVEAPPLERGTWMLEARAPGRVPVRYPLRAEPGTELTLDLFLPEVERVPEGFVYVPAGAFLFGTAADENVRQFFNTTPLHTLHTGPFLIARTEVTYGEYLRWLEALPAAERALRSPHGASATSVNAEVALTRSPQGRWRLRIMPNVVAYEADEGQPIRYTQRPREVAQDWRRMPVGAINFEDAKAYTAWLASTGQVPGARLCSELEWERAARGADAREFPQGDVLLPTQANFDETYGKVGANFGPDEVGRHPESRSPFGLEDMAGNVFEWVDSALESGRPVARSGSYYYASSTARIPNRETPEPNFRDLSVGLRVCASAPLPVK
- a CDS encoding response regulator is translated as MDPGQKSSPPDDAVASALPEGRKVLVVDDYEDAREMYAEYLEFLGYEVETASNGQEAVERARESHPDVILMDLSLPVLSGWDATQQLKTDASTRDIPVMALTGHVFASSSEKAREVGCDAFVTKPALPDTVADQIQALLRKTGSKPPSR
- a CDS encoding GH1 family beta-glucosidase produces the protein MTTVHFPKGFLWGTATSSYQIEGAAQEDGRGESIWDRFSKTPGKVEDGTNGDVACDHYHRYRDDVALMKRLGMQAYRFSVAWPRVLPTGRGRVNPAGLDFYKRLVDALLEAGIEPFVTLYHWDLPQVLQDEGGWTQRSTAEAFTEYADVVARALGDRVKNWITHNEPWCTSLLSHEKGIHAPGLKDFRAALLASHHVLLSHGWAVPVIRAASPGAQVGITLNFSPAEAASPSAADYDAFRHYDGYFNRWFLDPLYGRHYPADMVADYVRAGHLPPEGLATLVRPGDLEAIAAPCDFLGVNYYNRAVIRSDRVPESENLPRTVHLAPPSEWTEMGWEVHADSLRRILTRLHLVYAPARLYVTENGASFSVGPDAEGRVRDDRRLAYLREHFLAARKAMEAGAPLAGYFVWSFLDNFEWDRGYSQRFGIVWVDYKTQQRIPKDSALWYRDVIAANAVEG
- a CDS encoding ABC transporter ATP-binding protein; its protein translation is MTIRDSERPPLLEARGLTKFFHVGQGFKPKQLRALNDVSFTLGERQVIALVGESGSGKSTIARLIARLMPLSDGKILFRGRDILTEEPREASRDYRSHVQMIFQDPFGSLNPVHTLGYHLERPLLLHGKAKTDAELRERVHALLSTVELHPAAEVAEKFPHQLSGGQRQRVAIARALAPEPSIILADEPISMLDVSIRVGVLNLMQRLKEERGISYLYITHDLASARYFADRTMVLYAGQLVESAPSEELMQRPAHPYTQLLLSAVPDPGGSIMSELKARPGAPVLVDPPPGCPFAARCPSVMPACRERMPGATHLDDSRWVRCHLYGEGGTAAAPKAEA
- a CDS encoding ABC transporter ATP-binding protein — encoded protein: MSDNKTAVQPLLSVRDLRVEYMTPAGPVCAVDGVSFDIGRGEVLGLAGESGSGKSTAAQALLRLLRPPAVITGGQVLFEGEDVLEMNNARLRDFRWRRMSYVFQSAMNALNPVLTIGDQIADAILAHRPVKKAEAYDRAASLLKLVGIDSSRLSSYPHQLSGGMRQRVVIAIALALDPPMMIMDEPTTALDVVVQKEILQQITELKNKIGFSILFITHDLSLLMEVSTRIAILYAGRLVEVAPASELVRAPRHPYTRGLLNSAPSLRGPRGKLMGIPGSPPDLRALPQGCRFHPRCPEAMAHCRSDAPDVRTFGPDHLSVCHLHTR
- a CDS encoding ABC transporter permease; protein product: MSVPSGQASVAAKAVRRPRSGFIWQLMGNRKAAVGVVIVLFFVLLGVFGPFITADPAAFVSAPHQPPSSEYLLGTTGQGQDVLAQTVAGARTSLAVGFLVGLAVMVIGAAIGMVAGFLGGWVDSVLSLLTNVFLIIPGMPMAVVIAAYLRPGPVTIALVLIITGWAWNARVLRSQVLALREKDFVSAAIVSGEGRARIIFREILPNMTSLLMSGFISATVYAIGAQVGLEFLGIGDVGVVTWGTNLYWASNNAALLTGAWWTVVPTGLCVALIGFALVLVNFGIDEISNPRLRSDPNWSRMLKRNKLEEGLTTPVVRRVGQ